Proteins encoded in a region of the Flammeovirga yaeyamensis genome:
- the pyrR gene encoding bifunctional pyr operon transcriptional regulator/uracil phosphoribosyltransferase PyrR: MAKVSILHGQLLDITISRLSQQLIENHGDFSNTVIIGLQQGGIILSERIRQRIKEMENIDVPCGQLDITFHRDDFRRRENILTPSKTEIPFLIENMKVILVDDVIFTGRSIRSALDAMMAFGRPQKVELLCLIDRKYSRDLPIEPTYVGKVVNSIQSQYITAEWKEEGHDDDNLWLINQ; the protein is encoded by the coding sequence ATGGCAAAAGTAAGCATATTACACGGACAGCTACTGGACATTACAATCAGTAGATTGAGTCAGCAACTTATAGAGAACCATGGTGATTTCTCAAACACTGTGATTATTGGGTTGCAACAAGGAGGAATTATTCTTTCAGAGAGAATAAGACAAAGAATTAAGGAGATGGAGAATATCGATGTCCCTTGTGGTCAATTGGATATTACTTTCCATAGAGACGATTTCCGTAGAAGAGAAAATATCCTTACCCCAAGTAAGACTGAAATTCCTTTTCTTATTGAAAATATGAAAGTGATTTTAGTAGATGATGTCATCTTCACTGGTCGTTCTATCCGTTCCGCATTAGATGCTATGATGGCTTTCGGAAGACCTCAAAAAGTTGAGTTACTTTGTTTAATCGACAGAAAGTATAGTCGCGATTTACCAATCGAACCAACTTATGTTGGCAAGGTAGTCAATTCTATACAATCACAATATATCACTGCAGAGTGGAAGGAAGAGGGTCATGATGATGATAATTTATGGCTTATCAACCAATAG
- a CDS encoding aspartate carbamoyltransferase catalytic subunit: MLSTKHLLGIKDLTREDLELIFSTADQFKEVINRPIKKVPSLRDITIANIFFENSTRTKLSFELAEKRLSADVINFSSSGSSVKKGETLLDTVNNILSMKVDIIVMRHSSPGAPHFLANHIDATILNAGDGTHEHPTQAILDTYSIRERLGTVEGKKVVIVGDILHSRVALSNIFALQKLGAEVMVCGPHTLIPKYIDQLGVRVEHDLRKALEWCDVANMLRIQMERQLVKNFPSVREYSQHFGLNKELLQSLDKEIVVMHPGPINRGVEITSDVADCENAIILDQVENGVATRMAALYLLAGKQN; this comes from the coding sequence ATGTTAAGTACGAAACACCTACTTGGAATTAAAGACCTTACAAGAGAAGACTTAGAATTGATATTTTCTACTGCTGATCAGTTCAAAGAAGTCATTAATAGACCGATCAAAAAGGTTCCTTCTCTTAGAGACATCACTATCGCCAACATCTTCTTCGAGAACTCTACTCGAACTAAACTATCTTTTGAATTAGCTGAAAAACGTCTTTCGGCTGATGTAATCAATTTTTCATCAAGTGGTAGTTCTGTAAAAAAGGGAGAAACTCTTTTGGATACTGTCAATAATATCCTTTCTATGAAAGTCGATATCATTGTCATGCGACATTCAAGCCCAGGCGCCCCTCACTTTCTTGCCAATCATATAGATGCAACCATCTTAAATGCAGGTGACGGTACACACGAACACCCTACTCAAGCCATCTTAGATACATATTCTATTCGTGAACGTTTGGGTACTGTTGAAGGAAAGAAAGTAGTTATTGTAGGAGACATTCTTCATTCAAGAGTGGCCTTATCCAACATCTTTGCCCTTCAAAAATTAGGTGCTGAAGTAATGGTTTGTGGACCACATACGTTAATTCCTAAATACATCGATCAGTTAGGTGTTCGAGTAGAACATGATTTAAGGAAAGCTTTAGAGTGGTGTGATGTTGCCAATATGCTTCGTATTCAGATGGAACGTCAGCTAGTAAAAAACTTTCCTTCTGTACGAGAATACTCACAACATTTTGGGCTAAATAAAGAGTTATTACAATCACTTGACAAGGAAATTGTTGTGATGCACCCAGGACCAATTAATCGCGGTGTAGAGATCACTTCTGATGTTGCAGACTGTGAAAATGCCATTATTCTCGATCAAGTTGAAAATGGCGTCGCCACTAGAATGGCCGCTTTATATTTGCTTGCAGGAAAGCAAAATTAA
- a CDS encoding LytR/AlgR family response regulator transcription factor, translated as MPNPNYNSSIHCGILDADIGNQEKLSHFIDKVPFLSLKETYTSPLEADSSQSFHLLDVVFINSDLPYISGLDWIVSKSIPPKFVLLSKELSDAAYAFDNDALDFIYDLNFTRFYKAANKIKRSKDARYSVASSKSLFVKSENRINKIPFDDIIFIEAQNNYIHINTKKKKYTTLMKLKEAEAILPQHQFIRIQKSFIVNKSFVQAIEGNAVVVNENLFNISRPLKKKVIASITQGYLV; from the coding sequence ATGCCCAACCCTAATTACAATTCATCCATACATTGCGGTATTCTTGATGCTGATATAGGCAATCAGGAAAAGCTTTCACATTTTATTGATAAAGTGCCATTTTTATCATTAAAGGAAACCTATACTTCTCCTTTAGAGGCCGATAGTTCTCAATCATTTCATCTATTAGATGTGGTGTTTATTAATTCTGACTTGCCTTATATAAGTGGGTTAGACTGGATTGTATCAAAAAGTATTCCGCCTAAATTTGTTCTTTTATCTAAAGAATTAAGTGATGCTGCTTATGCATTTGATAATGATGCTTTGGATTTTATTTATGATTTAAATTTCACAAGATTTTATAAAGCTGCCAATAAAATTAAGCGATCCAAAGATGCTCGATACTCAGTGGCATCATCAAAATCTTTGTTTGTGAAATCGGAAAATAGAATAAATAAAATACCATTTGATGATATCATCTTTATAGAAGCTCAGAATAATTATATTCATATTAATACGAAGAAAAAAAAATATACTACCCTGATGAAGTTAAAAGAAGCTGAGGCCATTTTACCTCAACATCAGTTTATCAGAATTCAAAAATCTTTTATTGTCAATAAAAGTTTTGTTCAAGCAATTGAAGGAAATGCTGTTGTAGTTAACGAAAACCTATTTAACATCAGTCGACCTTTAAAGAAAAAAGTAATTGCATCGATAACTCAAGGCTACTTAGTTTAA
- a CDS encoding sensor histidine kinase, with protein MSIDLITSIVLCLGSVSIVYFCIKLIDAKKFSIAIALLILGYIGLVYLYNIILWELKWNYYIPSYQRVTITVDDFIVVFFPFGVGAGIEIIFEHLKQLKNKQQLILEKTKAELNFLKGQISPHFLFNTINTIFWLIVKDPKEAQQLLMTLSDMLRYQLYECEQNFVPIQKEVDYLNHLFKIQESRKREDVVINKTIEIEDKNFMIPPLLFLPLIENAMKYVSQKKKEENFIHLYLQQKENSCVFEIRNSVDESTVSIKEDKKYSGIGLSNIQKRLKLLFGDAHEFKTLQLNNIYYANIKF; from the coding sequence ATGAGTATTGACTTAATTACTTCCATTGTTTTATGTTTAGGATCTGTTAGTATTGTCTACTTTTGTATCAAATTAATTGATGCTAAAAAATTCTCAATAGCCATTGCCTTATTAATTCTTGGTTACATAGGTTTAGTGTATTTATATAACATTATCCTTTGGGAATTAAAATGGAATTATTATATCCCTTCCTATCAAAGAGTCACCATTACAGTAGACGACTTTATTGTCGTTTTCTTCCCTTTTGGTGTTGGTGCAGGTATTGAGATAATATTCGAACACCTCAAACAATTAAAAAATAAACAACAACTCATTCTCGAAAAAACAAAAGCTGAACTCAACTTCTTAAAAGGACAAATTAGCCCACACTTCCTATTTAATACCATCAATACTATTTTTTGGCTAATAGTTAAAGACCCAAAAGAAGCTCAACAGCTTTTAATGACTTTAAGCGATATGCTTCGTTATCAGTTATATGAATGTGAGCAAAACTTTGTTCCTATTCAAAAGGAAGTAGATTATTTAAATCACCTATTTAAAATACAAGAATCTCGTAAAAGAGAAGATGTAGTGATTAATAAAACAATTGAAATTGAAGACAAAAACTTCATGATTCCTCCCCTTTTATTTCTTCCCTTAATTGAAAATGCCATGAAATATGTCTCTCAAAAGAAGAAAGAAGAAAATTTTATTCACCTGTATTTGCAACAAAAGGAAAATTCTTGTGTCTTTGAAATACGTAACTCTGTAGATGAGAGTACTGTAAGTATCAAAGAAGACAAGAAATATAGTGGTATTGGTTTGTCTAATATCCAAAAACGATTAAAATTACTCTTTGGTGATGCCCATGAATTTAAAACTCTTCAATTAAATAATATCTATTATGCCAACATCAAATTCTAA
- a CDS encoding LytR/AlgR family response regulator transcription factor, translated as MPTSNSKLKCIVIDDEELAREGLASYVEQVPFLELISTAKSAMEAQEIIDDQTVDLCFCDINMPYLSGIDWLKTLSNPPIMILTTAYSEYALEGYEINVLDYLLKPISFDRFYKSCLKAKDAHQKIATEPLEFIYIKVDQQIKKIWCDDIQYIEAQNNYIKIKTAESECITYLTLKEIQEKLSDDFIKVQKSFIVNKKAVDAIEGNCVIVGDQMITLSRNNKQEIINSLTQGNLIIKGLKL; from the coding sequence ATGCCAACATCAAATTCTAAACTCAAATGTATTGTTATAGACGACGAGGAACTAGCTAGAGAAGGACTTGCGAGTTATGTTGAACAAGTTCCATTTTTAGAATTAATTTCCACAGCTAAATCTGCTATGGAAGCACAAGAAATCATAGATGATCAAACAGTAGACTTATGTTTTTGTGATATTAACATGCCCTACTTATCAGGAATTGATTGGCTCAAAACTTTATCAAATCCTCCAATTATGATTCTAACTACAGCTTATTCTGAATATGCTTTAGAAGGATATGAAATCAATGTTTTAGACTATTTATTAAAACCTATTTCGTTTGATCGATTCTATAAAAGTTGCTTAAAGGCGAAAGATGCACATCAAAAAATTGCTACTGAACCTTTGGAGTTTATTTATATCAAAGTTGACCAACAGATCAAAAAGATTTGGTGTGATGACATTCAATACATTGAGGCTCAAAACAATTACATCAAGATTAAAACTGCTGAAAGCGAGTGTATCACTTATTTAACACTAAAAGAAATTCAAGAGAAACTATCCGATGATTTTATAAAAGTTCAAAAATCATTTATTGTCAATAAAAAAGCGGTCGATGCCATAGAAGGAAATTGTGTAATTGTTGGTGATCAGATGATTACATTAAGTAGAAATAATAAACAAGAAATTATCAATAGTCTTACCCAAGGAAATTTAATTATTAAGGGATTGAAATTATGA
- a CDS encoding ABC transporter permease, which yields MKELKAFYTLVKRELRMFFKNDVLIAVFFGAPIFFGLLVGYTYQQASVKDLSIAVIDHDNSPLSHKIIDALDENFYLSVNQVSSKEDDIKDDLPSFEAIVRIPDGFEGDINYKRHPHIQVEVNGANMITGNYANIGIRTVLGTLNAGIEILGLHKTGIPLETAKQQWEAFSIDDTRYFNATSNYLTFIWPGIIGAVMQQVFLLAMALTFSKEHEENTFGEISKITKNPLTVFFSKAIPYWLIGIALWIGLQLTLFPLFKLPMPSNYGVLLILTSVFILSLTCLGILVSWLLPSQLKATEVLMVISTPSFILSGFTWPLEAMPEWIQHISSVIPLTHFLHALRKVLHFNADMQSVLPDIQNMLVITLFSAIVMLFLLFKKLKKKVEIN from the coding sequence ATGAAAGAATTAAAAGCATTTTACACCTTAGTGAAAAGAGAATTGAGAATGTTCTTTAAAAATGATGTGCTTATTGCTGTCTTTTTTGGAGCACCTATTTTCTTCGGTTTATTGGTAGGGTATACCTATCAACAAGCCTCGGTGAAAGATTTGAGTATCGCCGTTATAGATCATGATAACTCACCTTTAAGTCATAAAATTATTGATGCTTTGGACGAAAACTTTTATCTAAGTGTCAATCAAGTATCCTCAAAAGAAGATGACATAAAAGATGACCTTCCTTCTTTTGAAGCAATTGTAAGGATTCCAGATGGTTTTGAAGGAGATATCAATTATAAACGTCATCCCCATATTCAAGTAGAGGTGAACGGTGCCAATATGATTACAGGTAACTATGCGAATATTGGTATTAGAACTGTATTAGGAACTTTAAACGCAGGTATTGAAATTCTAGGTTTGCATAAAACGGGTATTCCTTTAGAAACAGCCAAACAACAATGGGAGGCATTTTCTATTGATGATACAAGGTATTTTAATGCCACTTCCAATTACCTTACTTTTATTTGGCCAGGTATTATTGGTGCGGTAATGCAACAGGTGTTTTTACTTGCCATGGCACTCACGTTTAGTAAAGAACATGAGGAAAATACTTTTGGAGAAATTTCAAAAATCACTAAAAATCCATTAACCGTCTTCTTTTCTAAAGCGATTCCTTATTGGTTGATTGGTATTGCATTATGGATTGGACTTCAATTGACGTTATTCCCATTATTTAAATTACCAATGCCATCAAATTATGGTGTCTTATTGATATTAACCAGTGTATTTATCTTGTCCTTAACATGTTTGGGGATTTTAGTCAGTTGGTTGTTACCATCACAATTAAAAGCTACGGAGGTATTGATGGTGATTTCCACTCCAAGTTTTATTCTATCTGGATTTACATGGCCACTTGAAGCCATGCCGGAATGGATTCAACATATATCGAGTGTAATCCCATTAACACATTTCCTTCATGCTTTAAGAAAGGTTCTTCACTTTAATGCTGATATGCAAAGCGTGTTACCAGATATTCAAAATATGTTGGTCATCACCTTATTCTCGGCGATAGTGATGTTATTCCTATTGTTTAAAAAATTAAAGAAAAAAGTCGAAATAAATTAA
- a CDS encoding HlyD family secretion protein, producing the protein MKNIYTVVLGALLITACSEQPQQTQQYKGKVKKEVVYVASKVPGRVVKMNVEEGQKVSEGDTLAVIDLPEAEAKLDQALGAVKAAKAQYEMAFNGATKEQLEQVDAAYDAAKEQYQFAEKSFKRIEEMYQDSLISSQKYDEVRTKYLMAKAKYEGTEAKKREVVSGVRNEKQRMALGQLERAKGALREVNIALSERYILAPKAMRVESISLQEGELALPGYSIFTAYADNSTFFRFAMSEEEVLKYKLNESVTMTSAFDKSIVVKGKVISIKEEMSYATRKSMNPNYEIDQSLYVLKIRPTDMKKAEKLLTNTTFVMPKK; encoded by the coding sequence ATGAAAAATATATATACTGTTGTTTTAGGAGCTTTATTAATTACTGCATGTTCCGAACAACCGCAACAAACTCAACAATATAAAGGGAAAGTAAAAAAGGAAGTGGTATATGTGGCTTCAAAAGTTCCTGGTAGAGTGGTGAAAATGAATGTAGAAGAAGGTCAGAAAGTAAGCGAAGGTGATACTCTTGCTGTTATTGATCTTCCTGAAGCTGAAGCTAAATTGGACCAAGCATTAGGTGCAGTTAAGGCAGCGAAAGCACAATATGAAATGGCTTTTAATGGGGCAACTAAAGAACAATTAGAACAAGTTGATGCAGCTTATGATGCAGCCAAAGAACAATATCAATTCGCAGAAAAAAGTTTTAAGAGAATCGAAGAGATGTACCAAGATTCTTTGATTTCTTCTCAGAAATACGATGAAGTTCGTACAAAGTACTTAATGGCAAAAGCCAAATACGAAGGTACGGAAGCGAAGAAAAGAGAAGTGGTTTCAGGTGTTAGAAATGAAAAACAAAGAATGGCTTTAGGTCAGTTAGAAAGAGCAAAAGGAGCATTAAGAGAGGTAAACATTGCACTTTCTGAAAGATATATTTTAGCACCAAAAGCAATGAGAGTAGAATCGATTTCTTTACAAGAAGGAGAGTTGGCCTTGCCAGGATATTCTATTTTTACAGCCTATGCAGATAATAGTACTTTCTTTAGATTCGCAATGTCTGAAGAGGAAGTATTAAAATATAAATTGAACGAATCGGTTACGATGACTTCCGCTTTTGATAAATCAATTGTTGTTAAAGGAAAAGTAATCAGCATTAAAGAAGAAATGTCTTATGCTACTCGTAAATCGATGAATCCGAATTATGAAATTGACCAATCGTTATATGTGTTAAAGATTCGTCCTACTGATATGAAAAAGGCAGAAAAGCTTTTAACGAATACCACTTTTGTAATGCCAAAAAAATAA
- a CDS encoding TolC family protein produces MKLKVFIINLLIITAGVQIAYSQELNRRELAEKAVNYSHLLKIKRNDIKSTYYDKQRAMYTYIPKVGVRGGYAYLLNDLTINRDITDLKSNGANYLGEAHQNVINGIGNSGLPPQAIGIMTPIVNGVFQNIGGMMTQMPNELSVSLNDNHLWFYDAYVEMVIFSGLQAPNYAKAAEAKAKAQEAMLEKDEHEIIIEVMDYYDKLAVIEQSMKVLEESQKRLDKQTQFADKAKEVGLATDYDLNKIRIAEKDIVAKRIELNASRDLVLQKLEQLTGSSKDELGQISPTLDIWLVDENEINLGNRAEIKAIDHSIEALERKHKAEQFTALPQAKAFAHVVQGASNKTSVDPVPFVGVGMQWEIFDGLQRKREVQKSALAVSSMREKKQYADEMVLLDFEKKKMDWKVATQMVDVAQQKLDGAKTGLKIRSEELKNGLVDINDMLTEISDYEKYQLEYIQSLAKQRHTAIALLDAMGVLNIEHIQN; encoded by the coding sequence ATGAAACTAAAGGTGTTCATTATCAATCTTCTGATAATTACCGCAGGTGTTCAAATAGCTTACTCTCAGGAATTAAACAGGAGAGAGCTGGCAGAAAAAGCTGTGAATTATTCTCATCTGTTAAAGATCAAACGAAACGACATCAAATCTACGTATTACGATAAACAGAGAGCGATGTACACTTACATTCCTAAAGTGGGAGTGAGAGGTGGATATGCTTATCTGTTAAATGATTTGACGATCAATCGAGACATTACTGATTTAAAAAGTAATGGAGCCAACTATTTAGGGGAAGCCCATCAAAATGTGATTAACGGAATTGGAAACTCAGGTTTACCACCTCAAGCAATTGGTATAATGACTCCAATAGTCAATGGTGTTTTCCAAAACATTGGTGGTATGATGACACAAATGCCAAATGAGTTATCAGTTTCTTTAAACGACAATCATTTATGGTTTTATGATGCCTATGTTGAGATGGTGATTTTCTCAGGACTACAAGCACCAAATTATGCAAAAGCTGCAGAAGCGAAAGCGAAAGCACAGGAGGCCATGCTTGAAAAAGACGAGCATGAAATCATTATCGAAGTAATGGATTATTACGATAAGCTTGCAGTGATAGAGCAATCGATGAAAGTATTAGAAGAGTCTCAAAAGAGATTAGACAAGCAAACTCAATTTGCAGATAAGGCAAAGGAAGTTGGTTTGGCGACAGATTATGACTTAAATAAGATTAGAATTGCCGAAAAAGATATTGTGGCAAAACGTATTGAACTAAATGCAAGTAGAGATCTGGTACTTCAAAAATTAGAACAACTAACGGGTTCATCAAAAGATGAGTTAGGACAAATTTCTCCAACACTTGATATTTGGTTGGTTGATGAAAATGAAATCAATTTAGGAAATAGAGCAGAAATTAAAGCAATCGACCATTCCATTGAAGCTTTAGAAAGAAAGCATAAAGCAGAACAATTTACTGCACTTCCTCAAGCAAAGGCATTTGCCCATGTTGTTCAAGGAGCATCGAATAAAACATCTGTAGATCCGGTGCCATTTGTAGGTGTTGGAATGCAATGGGAAATATTTGATGGTTTACAAAGAAAAAGAGAAGTTCAAAAATCAGCTTTAGCGGTTTCCTCTATGAGAGAGAAAAAGCAGTATGCAGACGAGATGGTACTTCTTGATTTCGAAAAAAAGAAAATGGATTGGAAAGTAGCTACTCAAATGGTTGACGTAGCTCAACAAAAATTGGATGGGGCCAAGACTGGCTTAAAGATTAGATCTGAAGAATTAAAAAATGGATTGGTGGATATAAATGATATGTTGACTGAAATCTCAGACTATGAAAAATATCAATTAGAATACATTCAATCTTTAGCCAAGCAACGCCATACTGCTATTGCATTATTAGACGCTATGGGTGTTTTAAATATCGAACATATCCAAAATTAG
- a CDS encoding DUF819 family protein, with translation MSPLLQNDASVFGLLMAILAFVFYTSSLKTGPWVKFYKIFPALLMCYLIPSIMSTLNVISPETSKLYTMAKNYLLPASLILMTISVDLKGILNLGTKSIIMFLSGTVGIVIGGPLAILIISAIHPETFNGVGFQEAWRGLATLAGSWIGGGANQAAMLEIYKYDQSLYSGIVAVDIIVANIWMAILLMGIGKTKKIDKWLGADVSAIEELKEKVQAYQNSIAKNPTLTNYMVVLGVAFGIVGLSHFSADHLSKFISGLVADPSTSVLSNKFFWLVLIATTLGVALSFTKAKKLEGYGASKLGSVCIYILVATIGMKMDVTKTMENPGLLAVGLVWMAIHVIIMIATAKLIKAPFFFLAVGSKANVGGAASAPVIASAFHPSLAPVGVLLAVLGYALGTYGAMICAYLMSIAS, from the coding sequence ATGTCTCCCCTTTTACAGAATGATGCTTCAGTTTTTGGGCTATTAATGGCTATTCTTGCTTTTGTATTTTATACATCATCATTAAAAACAGGTCCTTGGGTAAAGTTTTATAAGATTTTTCCTGCCCTATTGATGTGTTATTTGATACCATCAATAATGAGTACATTAAATGTGATCTCACCAGAGACTTCAAAATTGTACACTATGGCAAAGAATTACCTCCTCCCTGCCAGTTTGATTTTGATGACCATAAGTGTAGATTTAAAAGGAATTCTTAATCTTGGAACGAAGAGTATTATCATGTTCTTATCGGGCACAGTAGGGATCGTGATAGGTGGACCGTTAGCTATTCTAATCATTTCAGCTATTCATCCAGAAACATTTAACGGAGTTGGTTTTCAGGAAGCATGGAGAGGATTAGCAACTTTGGCAGGTAGTTGGATTGGCGGAGGTGCCAACCAAGCTGCTATGTTAGAAATCTACAAATACGATCAATCTCTATATTCAGGCATAGTGGCTGTTGATATTATTGTAGCTAATATATGGATGGCTATTCTATTAATGGGTATCGGAAAAACAAAGAAAATAGATAAGTGGTTGGGAGCTGATGTTAGTGCAATTGAAGAACTCAAAGAAAAAGTACAGGCCTATCAAAACAGTATTGCGAAGAATCCCACCCTAACTAACTATATGGTAGTATTAGGTGTCGCTTTTGGTATTGTAGGTTTGTCACATTTCTCTGCAGATCATTTAAGTAAGTTTATATCAGGACTCGTAGCAGATCCTTCGACTAGCGTATTAAGTAATAAATTCTTTTGGTTGGTACTTATAGCTACCACTTTAGGTGTTGCACTTAGTTTTACGAAAGCCAAAAAACTGGAAGGTTACGGTGCATCTAAGCTTGGTAGTGTTTGTATTTATATATTAGTTGCAACTATAGGTATGAAAATGGACGTTACTAAAACGATGGAAAATCCTGGTCTATTAGCCGTTGGATTAGTTTGGATGGCCATTCACGTGATTATTATGATAGCTACAGCCAAATTAATTAAAGCTCCTTTCTTTTTCTTAGCAGTAGGTAGTAAAGCTAACGTTGGTGGTGCTGCTTCGGCTCCTGTTATTGCCTCTGCCTTTCATCCATCATTAGCTCCTGTTGGAGTACTTTTGGCTGTTTTAGGTTACGCTTTAGGAACTTATGGAGCTATGATTTGTGCTTATTTAATGAGTATTGCTTCTTAA
- a CDS encoding AI-2E family transporter yields the protein MTQINKSASVAILIVVIVVSLIYLKSIIVPLILAAIFWLIVVEVRTMISKLISLKDAKMPVWLQNLFASIMIFSILFVVVKLLSLSIQNLSESMSHYDGNLQKMEDKINAVFDINITKSLNKMVGNTNFTSLLRTVLSSVTDLFGNAFTILLYVVFLLLEESGFGHKIRAMYPESNDQESVIKLLERVSKTVSSYLTLKTFVSVITGVLSYFVLLFVGIDAPFFWAAIIFLLNYIPTIGSLIATLFPSAFIVIQTGEPSVGLLVLIAVGAIQVVIGNFVEPKMMGNSLNVSGLVVLIALAFWGTLWGVIGMILSVPITVLMIIVFAEFESTRKIAILLSEDGNIGKPQIRNLEGKE from the coding sequence ATGACTCAAATAAACAAATCTGCAAGTGTAGCCATTTTGATCGTTGTCATTGTTGTTTCACTTATCTACCTTAAAAGCATTATTGTACCTTTAATCTTAGCTGCAATCTTCTGGCTTATTGTCGTAGAAGTACGAACAATGATAAGTAAATTGATCTCTCTAAAGGATGCTAAAATGCCCGTTTGGCTTCAAAATCTTTTTGCTTCTATCATGATCTTTAGTATTCTATTTGTTGTGGTAAAGCTTCTAAGTCTAAGTATCCAAAACTTATCAGAAAGCATGTCACATTACGATGGAAATCTTCAGAAAATGGAAGATAAAATCAATGCAGTATTTGATATAAACATTACCAAGTCATTAAATAAAATGGTGGGGAATACAAACTTTACATCTTTATTGAGAACCGTATTAAGTTCAGTAACCGATCTATTTGGGAATGCTTTTACCATACTTTTATATGTTGTTTTCCTATTGTTAGAGGAGAGTGGGTTTGGTCATAAGATTAGAGCAATGTATCCTGAATCGAATGATCAAGAAAGTGTTATTAAACTATTAGAAAGAGTTAGTAAAACGGTATCTAGTTATTTAACACTAAAAACATTTGTGAGTGTAATTACAGGAGTACTTAGTTATTTTGTATTATTATTTGTAGGTATTGATGCTCCTTTCTTCTGGGCTGCTATAATTTTCTTGTTGAACTATATACCAACAATCGGTTCTTTGATAGCTACCTTATTCCCATCTGCTTTTATTGTTATTCAAACCGGAGAACCATCTGTTGGTTTGTTAGTCTTGATAGCTGTTGGAGCTATTCAGGTTGTAATAGGAAACTTTGTTGAACCAAAAATGATGGGTAATTCTCTTAATGTAAGTGGCCTTGTCGTGCTAATAGCATTGGCTTTTTGGGGAACATTATGGGGTGTGATAGGAATGATTCTTTCCGTTCCAATAACTGTATTGATGATAATAGTATTCGCCGAATTCGAAAGTACTAGAAAAATTGCCATTTTACTTTCGGAGGATGGAAATATAGGGAAACCTCAGATTAGAAATCTCGAAGGTAAAGAGTAA
- a CDS encoding tetratricopeptide repeat protein — translation MKTIFSIVLVSLITFTSFAKTAEGPASDKMSKLIKMVNNADKSDWVTLNKAASYNINWNADIELAKQWIEASIAINDNAEAYELLGDYHLRKGDLEKAYENYYTALEKGMFSLRKSDFERIQRKNLVFGRSLK, via the coding sequence ATGAAAACTATTTTCTCTATCGTCCTAGTGTCATTAATTACATTTACAAGTTTTGCTAAAACAGCAGAAGGACCTGCATCTGATAAAATGTCTAAGTTAATCAAAATGGTGAATAATGCAGATAAATCAGATTGGGTTACTCTTAACAAGGCTGCATCTTACAACATCAACTGGAATGCTGATATTGAATTAGCAAAACAATGGATTGAAGCTTCCATTGCGATTAACGACAATGCTGAAGCTTATGAATTATTGGGTGATTATCATTTAAGAAAAGGTGATTTAGAAAAAGCTTATGAGAATTATTATACAGCTTTAGAAAAAGGAATGTTCTCCTTAAGAAAATCTGATTTCGAAAGAATCCAAAGAAAGAACTTAGTCTTTGGTAGATCACTTAAATAA